The nucleotide sequence GGGGCTGGAGGCGCCGCTCCCATTGGCGCTGAGGATCGCCGCTCGCCACTGGctgcgcccgccgccgccgccgctccccgtTGGCTCGGTTCgctccccgctcccgccgccggcGCCGCCGTGACGCCGCCGCGCCCAATGGGGCCGCGGTCCGACGGGCCCGCCGGCCAATGGCGAGGCGGCGGCCgggcgcgcgggcggcggcggcggccaaTGGGCGGGCCCGTCGGGGCGCGCGTGCAGGGCGGCAGgcgcggtggcggcggcgcgCGCGGGGCCGCCATGACGCGGAGCTGCTCCGCGCTGGGCTGCACCGCGCGCGACACCGGGCGGAGCCGCGAGCGCGGCATCTCCTTCCACCAGTGAGTGCGGccgccccgcgctgcccgccgcccccccagccctccgttccctcatctccttctgCCGCAGGTTCCCGGCCGACGCCGCGCAGCGCCGCCAGTGGATCCGCGCCGTGAACCGCGTGGACCCGCGGAGCCACCGGGCGtggcggcccggccccggcgccaTCCTCTGCTCCCGACACTTCGCCGAGGGTGACTTCGAGCGCTACGGGCTGCGGCGGAAGCTGCGGCGGGGGGCCGTGCCCTCCCGCTTCCCCCCCTCGGTGCGGGCGGGTACCGGGCGcgctccccgctcccccccGGGCGGTTCCGCCGGGTGCCGTGACCTCCCCTCTCCCGCCAGGAGCCGCCGGGCGCCGGCCGGAGGAGGAGCGGGACCCACGGCCGAGCGCTGAAGCAGCCGCTGCCCAGCTCCCCCGCCGGGGACCACAACTacagcctgcagggacagcgGGCGGCCgagccgcggccgccgccggaCGCCctgcggcagcagcagcagcagcccccggCCGCCGGGAGATGCGGCCCCGCGCACCGGCGCAGAACCGTGCCGAGCATCCTCGGGGAGCTGGCGGAGAAGCGTCAGCTTTCTGAGGAAGTCGTGAGTTTGCTGCAGGCGCAGTTTTCAGGTACTGCTGGGGACGCTTGCTGAGGCAGAGTGCACTCCCTCGCCCCGGTTTCATGTCTTTGCTTAGCCCGTGCCAAGGAAGAGGTGAGGCACAGTGGTGTCATTGCTGAGCCCTACACTTCACACCAGAAACACGCTGGATGGAGTTGTTCCAGAGGCCACGCTGTTGCCTTGTATTCTGCAGTGTATTTGTGTTATGTATCCCtcatataaataataatataaatcaGCCATTTATTTGTTTCACTGAAGTTGACCTTTTGTGATTTCTTAAGCAGATTTGCCTCGAGAGTtgcacagctggaggcagatGGCAGACTACTCACCAGAAATGAGGCAATTTGCTTGTCTACTCCACCTCTACCATATTAAGGCCTATGATTACCTACGGAAGATTCTTCCCCTCCCTCATCCTTACAGCCTGACAAAGCAagttttcattcattcattcattcattcattcattcattcattcattcattcataaTGTATTTCCAGGTACTCGTATAGAAATAGGTGTAACAGATCTGTCCTGAAGACATTAAGCAGTAGTAattttccctgctttgtttTTAGTAGCAGGAGCAGAGTAGAGAGGAAATGCCAAGAAACGTGGATACCCCTCATTTCAGAGAGCTGGAATGTGTTCCTGCATGTGGGTCGGCTGCTTATCAGAATTTATTGCCTGAAGCTACCTGAACAAGGCTGAAGAAACTCTCGCCCTGCAGGTTTAGGGTTTCAAGACTCCTTTAGGGCAGTTAGAGGGATCCCAGGGGATACACACAATCCATGCCAGCCTGTGGGGGTTTAGCACAGCTTCCTGCTAGGAATCTGTTGAAAGGGGTGCTGGGAGTAGTGGATGGGAGTGTGTTGAGAACAGTACCATACCCCATGGACTGCTGAGGGTTTCACATCTTCCAAACTGGATTACAATGTCCAATGTGGAGAAAGCCAGTGAAGAAGGAGAGCAGACTGGTGTTGCTGGCCCTCTGCATAGCCTGATTTGCATTCCTATgtctggtttaatttttttttcctttttgtcatGAGATTTTATACTTTGAAAAGGCAGGAAGCTGCTTTGTTACTTCCCTGCATGGTTAATACTTTCCTTGGCTACCCATCACTAGGGTGGGAGAAAAGAAACTCAGACTATGCATGAAGGAAAGCAGGGCTGCCTTCTTTGCCCTGCATGTCTCagtctgctctgcagctctgggcatGGCTGACTGGTAAAAAGTGCTGTCTGatgcttcagcttttccagaaTCACATCTCCTAATTACatcctcccttttttccagctggctgTCTAATAACGAGGCTGCTGCAGGCTtcagcagtgacatttttctCCGGCTTCAGGAAAAGGTGGAGAGAGGGGATCAGGCCTACCGCTACTGTGCCGTGCTGGTACAGGACATGTCCCTGCAGAAGCAGCGGGAGTGGGACCCACAGACCAAGCAGCTGACAGGCTTTGTTGACTTGGGAGCAGGCATCCTCGATGCTGACGAAGCTCCGCTGGCATCGGAAGCGATAATCCTCATGGCAGTCGGCATCTGGAGCCCTTGGACAGCTCCCCTTGGCTATTTCTTTGTGAGCAGCACTTCTGGCCACTTCCTTGCTCAGCTCCTTCGTCAGGCCATCAATAAGCTGAACAATGTTGGGATCGTGGTCCTGGCTGTGACATCAGGTGCCTCTGCTTGCGGTGCTGAGACTGCCAGAGCTTTGGGGATCAGGATGGATCCAAAAAGGATTCAGTGCACTTTCCAGCATCCACCCGGTTCTGCTCACAGCATTGCATACTTCTTTGACGTTTGTCATGCCCTCCTGCTGATAAGGAATGCTCTGCAATGCTTCCAGAAGGTGGAGTGGCTCGGTGACACCGTGTGGTGGCAGCAGGTggtggagctggcagctctgcgGGAGCAGAGGGTGTTGGAGCCGTGCAGTCCTGAgtcaggcagggctgggagtaAAGGGAGTTACCACCTGAAGGTCAACCCTGCTACCCTGCTGTTCAGCGAGGGTGTTGCTGAGTCGCTGGAGCACTTCCAGAAGCTGGGCCTGGCCTCATTTCAGAACTGCAGTGGGACTGTCAAGTTTGTGCGTCTGCTGAGCTCTCTGTGCAATGTATTTTATGGCAGAGGGCCCTATGGAAAGGAGCCTTTGCTAGCTGGAAATTACACCAAAATAAGCACCCTCTTCGATGAGGCCAAGAGCTTCTTTGTCAACTTAACAGACTCTGGGGGGAGATACATCATTAAGAGCAAACGCAAATTAGGATTTCTGAGCTTCTTGCTAAATGCTGAAAGCCTCAAGTGGCTTTTCTCCAACTATCCGTGTCCAGAAGACACTCCTTCCTACCACCTCCACACACATGCCTTCAGCCTGGACCCTCTGGAGCAGTTTCTCAGGGCCCTCCAGCAAGCctgtggcagcagtggcagccccACCTGCGCTGTGTTCCAGGCTGCTTACCACAGACTGCTggccagctgcagcctggcaccGGGCTCACCGCACAGCGCTGGCAATGCGAGCCCCTGGGACAGATCCCTGTCTCGGAGGAGAGATCTGACCCTGGGCAGCATTCGTGCTCAGTATCACCCAGCTCCTGCGAGGACTCTGGCCCCAGAGTGCCCCTACAGGGCAGGCCTGCTtttgcccagctctgccctgagcaACGCGCTGACGGATCTGTCGCTGTACACACGGAGCCTCACCTGCACTGCTGGCTGGGTGGCTGAGCAGCTGGCCTTGGACTTGCAATGTGAGGCTTGTCTTGCCTCTCTCTTTGAGGCAGATGAGAGCAGGCTAAGGTACAGGTCAGTGCTCTACATCAAAAAGTTAGGTGGTGTGAGTCTGCCCTCGCCCAGTGTGCACCACATAACAAGCATTTCAGAACGAGTCTTAAGCTGGTATGGCAAAGTAAGAGGTGCCAACAAAAATACTAAGCTGTGGCATTTGGCTCTAGAACAGAAAGTCCTCCAGGAGCTTCTGGGTGAAAGCCCCCTCTTTCCCACCCTCACAAACCATTTATTTGAGGGGGACCTGAGCATCAACAACCACTACACAGTCTTGGTAAAGGAAATAACACAGTGTTACTTAAACATAAGAAcaaaccctgccccacaccTGAATTTGAAATACCCTTGTGGAAGGCACAGATTGAAGAGACTGAAGGGAAAACATCTGTCTCCATCACCACTGGGTAGCTGTCAGTCAAGCTAAACCCACACAGGGTCTAGCTGAGTACTCTGCTGTTCCAAGGATGGCTGTTCCCTGCTGAGGCTCAGTGCTGGACAGATCTAGGCAACACATGAGCAAACAAGGCTGGCAAAACTAGTGGTGATAAGCAGTGATGTTTTGGGCCATTCCAAACCCCCATAGCAGAGTTTAAACTGAGCAAACCAAGGAGGTTTATCTGATCCTGTGTTCTTTCCAGCAATCCTGCAATGCAGTCACATATATCATGAAACTTGCATGGCAGGTCAGGATGAGCAACAGTTGCTCAAGGTGCCTGGGGCAGTGGTAGGAGACTCTGCAATGGCCCCAGAAGTGCTGGGTGGCTTCAGTGCTGTGAGTGCTCTTGCCAGGAGAAAACTGATGCATATTTGATGGGGTTGCAGGGAAATCGTGCACTGGCACTTTGATTTCACCAAAGCAGATGTGCTTTATAAAAGCTGGAGGCAAGAAAGCTTGCAGAGCTTCTActtaaataggaaaataaagatgTGAAAAGAAAGTGGCACTCAAGTTGTACACAAGCTCTCATCTCCTTTCCAACAGGTCTCATCAAACAGCTAAAGAAGCTACAAGAAATCTAGATCCTTTGGATCAGTCCTGAGCCTGTGCCCAGACTGTTGTGTCCAGTGGCACCCAGGAGCACCAATACCCTCCTCCCTGGGCAGGAATCCCacactgtgctgcagcagggcgAGCAGTTCAGGTCCCATTTCATGGCCCCATCCTCCCACGGCTGGCCTGTGTCCTGCAGGCCAGGGCACAAGGCAGTCTCATTTTGATGTTTCCACTGATCACCTGAACCATCGCTTTGATGCCACCAAGCAGGACAGGCTTCTTCAGGTAGTTCATTTCCATGGCAAGGAAGCTGTGTCCAGTGCTTTGCCTGGAACAACAAAGTTGGGCATAACTGCTGCTGAGGGGTTTCCCTTTgccatgcagaacagcagtTGCATCCATAGAGATGGAAGGCAACTAATTCCCATCAAACCTGCTGTTCAGTCACTTTCAAGATCCATGATGGAGCTGGGATGAAAAATGGTGATCTGCCACATCCTAGGGCAGTAATAATATTAAAGGTACCATTCTGCCTACCAGTGACTTGACAAAACTGTCcctggttggtttgggttcctcctccttcccttagCTCTACTCACTCATGGTGggagcagaactgctgccctcaATCCCTCAAGCTGTGCtttgagagcagcagcaccacagaacTTCATATAAACACTGCTGGGAGGAACAAACCAGAACCTctaggctttttttcccccaatccAAATACCTATGCAAAAAGCCATGTTGAAGCCAACACTGTTATGGAGCCATTCCAGCTTACAAGAGACTTTGCAGGAAATTATTCCCTCCCCTCTATATGGGATTTTTGGGACAACTagcaaaatgctgctgctgaaatccCAGTGACAGATTGGTTGCAGTCATGTAATGTTGGAACACTTGCATTGcctccacctccagccctgAGATGAATAGTTATGAATTGTGCCATGGATTACTGTGCATGACAGCACACCAGTAACCAAGGGATATTTATCTCTGGTAAGGTTTGGTCTCACTGAAAATCCAATTCAGTACTTGCATCAGAAGTGGACCTACTGTTAACaatttattttgatatttcaaGTGACAAACCTTCTGTGTATATTTGTCAGTCCTGAAGCAAAggagtgcaaaaaaaaaatcgtaTTTACAGAATAgtataaatgtttattttttgtgatttatCTGACTGTTTTATTTGTACAATATAGAAAAGTGTATTCTTTGAGTAGGTCttgtaaatataaatttaatttttctacttttggATGTAAACAGAACTATAAAATGAACCCTTGCCCCATTCCCAATTGTTTTTTATGTAACTGGATGAACTTGACTGTTAATCTTGTCCAGCAGTTTGATGCAAATGGCTAAGGAAGTACAAAAACCAATTCATACACTCTACACcggggagaggggagagaggaatCCAAGCTTAATATTTGAGAAAGCTTgttcaaaacaaaatagaagaaCTAAGAGCATTTGATTGCACCTTCAAAGTCTTTACAAGCAAAATATTCTCCAGCAATGCCATCATACATAATTACAACTGTAATCTAAATTTCACAAGTGCTTTTGCACActgtatataaatacacatcACAAAAGGTGCAATTTAGAGTAAAACACTGAATATATACAAAATTAACATGGATTGAAGTCTAAACAAAAGGCATATTGCaatctgtttgaaaaataatgtaagTAGGTATTACTTTATTCACTTACACTAATTTACATTTATACAAATCTTACTGGACAGACTATATTAGGTCACTAGAAGGGAACGGAATATCCGCGCTATCTACAGGTAAAGTTACTGCACTGATTTTTTAGTAAATCCAAGTCCTAATTACGAAAAAACATGGCATTTACTTACACAAGAGATGGATTCCCTTTTCAGAGATTTGCACAAACATTGCTATTTATTCTCAGGGAGATGTCCGTAGCAGACAGAGCCCTTCAGGCAGTGACTGGCAGGTCAAACCTGGTCTGTGAGCgcaccactgctgctggctgcctccCAGGCATTTCAAGGAGACAGCAGAGAAGAGTCAAGGGCCTTCTGCTCagtgcacagggctgggaggtgaAGCATCCTCCCACCCTACTACcttcacacacacaggcacctatctctgctgctggtgtgcCTAGCCCCTAcctctccccagcctggccctgctagaaaacctggagaaagagctctgctgcatttctctgtatttacatttttataggGGAATACAAAATcccttttggaaaaaaaatgtagctaGTTCAGGCTGCAGTGAGACAGGTAATAAAAATGCCTGTGATTAAACATGGTTAATGGATCTTTATGATCGGTAAGTAACCTACCAGGTTAATTCTGCAAATGTGCTCCACTATCAAAAATGTGATCTGAGATTGCCTGtaacaaatactgaaaaaaatcccctgcCTTAGTCTGTACCCAGCTATAGTTGATTGCCCCCCGTTTAGTGTAAAAGGATCTGTGTCTGTTTTTGTAGATATCCTGATTCTGTGCTAGTACTTTCTCTGATCACAGCTCTCACAATTATTCTAAACAACACTAAAAGAGCCCTTATGTCAAGTAAATTGCCAACATGGAGAGAAGCAGCATGCTGAATACCCACACAGCCAGGCTGAACATGATCCCTACCTGCATTTGCAAGTCGATTCAGATGCAGATTGTCATCTCCCATGACTTCAGCTTCTCAGGCCTAAACACT is from Corvus moneduloides isolate bCorMon1 chromosome 5, bCorMon1.pri, whole genome shotgun sequence and encodes:
- the THAP9 gene encoding DNA transposase THAP9, encoding MTRSCSALGCTARDTGRSRERGISFHQFPADAAQRRQWIRAVNRVDPRSHRAWRPGPGAILCSRHFAEGDFERYGLRRKLRRGAVPSRFPPSEPPGAGRRRSGTHGRALKQPLPSSPAGDHNYSLQGQRAAEPRPPPDALRQQQQQPPAAGRCGPAHRRRTVPSILGELAEKRQLSEEVVSLLQAQFSDLPRELHSWRQMADYSPEMRQFACLLHLYHIKAYDYLRKILPLPHPYSLTNWLSNNEAAAGFSSDIFLRLQEKVERGDQAYRYCAVLVQDMSLQKQREWDPQTKQLTGFVDLGAGILDADEAPLASEAIILMAVGIWSPWTAPLGYFFVSSTSGHFLAQLLRQAINKLNNVGIVVLAVTSGASACGAETARALGIRMDPKRIQCTFQHPPGSAHSIAYFFDVCHALLLIRNALQCFQKVEWLGDTVWWQQVVELAALREQRVLEPCSPESGRAGSKGSYHLKVNPATLLFSEGVAESLEHFQKLGLASFQNCSGTVKFVRLLSSLCNVFYGRGPYGKEPLLAGNYTKISTLFDEAKSFFVNLTDSGGRYIIKSKRKLGFLSFLLNAESLKWLFSNYPCPEDTPSYHLHTHAFSLDPLEQFLRALQQACGSSGSPTCAVFQAAYHRLLASCSLAPGSPHSAGNASPWDRSLSRRRDLTLGSIRAQYHPAPARTLAPECPYRAGLLLPSSALSNALTDLSLYTRSLTCTAGWVAEQLALDLQCEACLASLFEADESRLRYRSVLYIKKLGGVSLPSPSVHHITSISERVLSWYGKVRGANKNTKLWHLALEQKVLQELLGESPLFPTLTNHLFEGDLSINNHYTVLVKEITQCYLNIRTNPAPHLNLKYPCGRHRLKRLKGKHLSPSPLGSCQSS